A part of Desulfomicrobium baculatum DSM 4028 genomic DNA contains:
- a CDS encoding tandem-95 repeat protein, with protein MFKNQGIVQPLDGKAHETEAVTGGLEPLNPGGQPPVVAVDGLGADAADATAAAVSAPESDLEVAMSALGALPEDQVAGLKTVAATSSSSVSEAESDVFSSDTQIRQALGIHQTSVGSTDFLDRATGDDFGMTEFLESGSFSATPGADLAGRGIEDEVEWEGLAWFRTSPEDDSLLVLGTVDLGDMDEDGSMLITMAGLLAKAYNPADAPLVVTDLRLADGSGVLTDNGDGTWTFTPAADWNGNVVLSYLVSDGETSSAAKAALTVNPVNDAPVIAVNDVLLVDDLTAQSLAGSLSATDVDNDAADLLYTITQGPVSGVLLLDGVEITDFSQPVFTQADIDGGRVSFSFDTPQPGDEFRVIEDDSFVFTVDDGSLSTVETTFSIRNSAVQIWGTDEADDLTGAADFSREGVTFHVFGFDGNDTLRGGAGSDTLDGGGQTYASHTPWLYTQEGGDTVDYTASTAAVDIDLTRATQAGGHAEGDVLIGIENVIGSGFNDSITGDAAANFLSGLDGTDTLLGGVGNDTLRGGAGADLIDGGAGQDFADYRTSASWVNVDLNIQDGTTAQSGGGADNDAEGDTLIGIENLIGSNDATHGDVLTGNAANNHLIGLDGDDTLIGGAGNDTLVSGAGADRVDGGTGTRDLADYSASTAWVNVDLNIQNGTTAQTGGGAGNHAEGDILTGIEDVNGSQYSDSLTGNGGSNRIWAYDGDDTIFGGGFYDTIHGGDGNDSIDGGTHEDFIYGDAGNDTLHGGGGIDSIWGGAGDDYLYGGSDNTQDLLIGGTGNDTLEGGSATLLDTLIGGMGADRIIGNGIRSSASYELTGYGDFDVSYQGVYLDLRLQGLDADGNLMVQPGKPGGDDATGDILTGIVNAVGTNGSDTLIGNDQANEMFGVDGDDLMIGGAGNDKLEGVNNNDTLEGGLGADYIWGGMDYDIASYANAASGVNVSLEIQKGGLQSGAGEENGDELWYMDGLWGSEFNDTLTGSTVEQPEYLSAQNLLQGGAGDDVLAGLGGNDTLDGGDGIDTADYSLSEASVLVDLNLTTAQTGGGDVTTALYWFDAYTSGTRYGGNHAQGDMLVSIENVTGSAYGDTLIGDGGNNVLSGLDGADSLVGGDGSDTADYSLSTSAVNVDLTLTTSQTGGEAGNHAEGDVLTGMENVTGSAHADTLVGDAGVNILDGLGGDDVIIAGAGDTVLGGAGSDVLYSGDASLDISASTTISGVERIDLTGTAGSLTVSGDAILYNAALDPAGSGNMALVVNGDAGDVLHIGYAVWNWATIDEGFALGDGKTYTVYEAESGGETVKLYLESGMVLGGGETAPVMADFAVTTDEDTALAFQSGDFTADGRYADDHSFEPALVKITGLPDHGTLYLGAEAVMEGDTITYADLGGLRMVPGGDFFGDTSFTIKVSDGLRWSDEATVTVQVSPVNDAPVVDLNTQLIADDTASVSLTGSLHAADVDNDAADLSYSIDQAPVHGVLLLDGVEITDFSQPVFTQDDIDNGRVAFQFTASAGAEAQVVTGDSFTFTVSDGAATTALHTFDIHNSVVQVWGTDNADDLTALTNFDDDTSTFHVYGFVGNDILRGGVNADTLDGGLGTDTVDYSASAAWVQADLNLATAQIGGGAGNDALGDVLAGIENLTGSSWDDSLTGDGQANVLTGLAGIDTLIGGAGNDTLIGGAGVDSMDGGTGTDMGDYSGGASWVQVNLTLATAQVGGGADNDALGDTLAGIENLTGTTDTAHGDVLTGNTLANLLIGLDGDDTLIGGSGNDTLIGGVGADSLDGGLHSDMVDYSASASWVNVNLNLATAQLGGGDGNHALGDTLAGIENLTGTNDIAHGDVLTGNNLSNLLSGLDGDDTIYGGGFYDTIYGGDGNDSIDGGTHEDAIYGGTGNDTLHGGGGIDSIRGGAGDDYLYGGADNIQDLLIGGTGNDTLEGGSATLWDTLVGGMGADRIIGNGVRSSASYELTGHGDYDVNWQGVYLDLRLQGLDADGNLMVQPGKPGGDDATGDILTGIVNAVGTNGADTLIGNDQNNEMLGQDADDLMIGGVGNDSLWGVNNNDTLEGGLGEDLIWGGMDYDIASYANAASGVNVSLEIQNYDADGNYSRQSGAGEENGDSLWYMDGLWGSEFNDTLTGRSTDIPDYMSVHNLIEGRGGDDILAGLSGNDTLDGGTGSDTANYSLSTSAVNVDLALSTAQTGGEVGNHAAGDVLISIENVTGSAYGDTLTGDGGNNVLSGLAGDDSLIGGGGDDTLIGGAGSDTFQGGDGDDLIRAGAGDVVDGGVGSDVLVSEDEYLDVTSSTTITGIERIDLTGAGKDLAVNGDAILLNGVADPAGSGFMALVVNGDDGDSVIRVADGWSWTLVASDMTVGGDGLTYALYEASKAGQTVRLYMETGLNEIELADGVYHVLGTEGHDDLTTVWDFTDSRHPFNIQGLGGDDTLLGGPGDDTLAGGAGSDLMDGGAGYDMASYSTSASWVDMDLNLQDGVTAQSGGGAANHAAGDTLIGFEGVIGSNDAAHGDVLTGDDQANMLVGLDGDDSLVGGAGNDTLVGGLGYDTLEGGDGDDWFQDGVGSYDNTYTGDYLVGGAGIDTVDYSNSLDVCMVDLTDSWYSFPNSSYSDAYCDTLVGIENIIGSQWFDSLLGDGGANMIDGGGYWDYILGRGGDDTLLGGSDNDTLDGGAGNDFMDGGADNDLLIGGAGIDTIQGGTGDDLIHGGADDVVDGGDGFDTFRLEDNIGTGSAFDLGAMNDAGRITGIERIDITGDADDANTLTLRAEDVFEVSGGSLYIDGDTGDSVTTMGEGWTQEAADVSHEGQTYHHYTAQYDSQTINLYVETTLAYQNEI; from the coding sequence ATGTTCAAGAATCAGGGGATCGTTCAACCCTTAGACGGCAAAGCGCATGAAACCGAGGCCGTCACTGGCGGCTTGGAGCCGCTGAATCCGGGCGGGCAACCGCCCGTTGTCGCGGTCGATGGCCTGGGCGCGGATGCTGCCGATGCGACAGCTGCTGCCGTCTCAGCGCCCGAAAGTGATCTCGAAGTCGCGATGTCGGCGCTGGGCGCGCTGCCCGAAGATCAGGTCGCGGGTCTGAAAACCGTAGCCGCCACGTCAAGCTCATCGGTTTCCGAAGCCGAGAGCGACGTCTTCAGCAGCGACACGCAAATCCGCCAGGCACTCGGCATTCATCAGACCAGCGTCGGCAGCACCGATTTTCTGGATCGCGCCACAGGCGACGACTTCGGCATGACCGAATTTCTGGAATCGGGATCGTTCAGCGCAACGCCCGGCGCTGACCTGGCCGGTCGCGGAATCGAGGACGAGGTCGAGTGGGAAGGGCTGGCCTGGTTCCGGACATCCCCGGAAGACGACTCGCTCTTGGTGCTCGGCACGGTGGATCTTGGCGACATGGACGAAGACGGGTCCATGCTCATCACAATGGCCGGGCTGTTGGCCAAGGCCTACAACCCCGCCGACGCTCCGCTGGTTGTGACCGACCTGCGCCTCGCGGACGGGTCCGGCGTCTTGACGGACAACGGCGACGGGACCTGGACCTTCACCCCGGCGGCGGACTGGAACGGCAATGTCGTACTGAGCTACCTCGTAAGCGACGGCGAAACGTCATCTGCCGCCAAGGCGGCCTTGACGGTCAATCCGGTCAACGACGCCCCTGTCATCGCCGTCAACGATGTGCTGCTGGTGGACGACCTGACCGCGCAATCCCTGGCGGGGTCCCTGTCGGCCACGGACGTGGACAACGATGCGGCGGATCTTTTGTACACCATCACCCAGGGACCGGTAAGCGGCGTGCTGCTGCTGGACGGCGTCGAGATCACCGATTTCTCCCAGCCGGTCTTCACCCAGGCCGACATCGATGGCGGCCGCGTCTCCTTTAGCTTCGACACCCCGCAGCCCGGCGACGAATTCCGGGTCATCGAGGACGACTCCTTTGTCTTTACCGTCGATGACGGCAGCCTGAGCACCGTCGAGACGACCTTCAGCATCCGCAACAGCGCTGTGCAGATCTGGGGCACGGACGAGGCCGACGATCTGACGGGCGCGGCGGATTTCAGTCGCGAAGGCGTGACCTTCCACGTCTTCGGTTTCGACGGCAACGACACCCTGCGCGGCGGCGCAGGCAGCGATACCCTGGACGGCGGCGGGCAGACGTACGCATCGCACACGCCCTGGCTCTACACTCAGGAAGGCGGCGACACCGTGGATTACACCGCGAGCACTGCTGCCGTGGACATCGACTTGACCCGCGCTACCCAGGCAGGCGGCCACGCCGAGGGCGACGTGCTCATCGGCATCGAGAACGTCATTGGCTCGGGCTTTAACGACAGCATCACCGGCGATGCGGCGGCCAACTTCCTTTCCGGCCTGGACGGCACCGACACTCTGCTTGGCGGCGTGGGCAACGACACATTGCGTGGCGGGGCCGGGGCCGACCTGATCGACGGCGGCGCGGGCCAGGATTTCGCCGATTACCGCACCAGCGCGAGCTGGGTGAACGTGGACCTGAACATCCAGGACGGCACCACGGCGCAGAGCGGCGGCGGGGCGGACAATGACGCCGAGGGCGATACGCTTATCGGCATCGAGAATCTCATCGGCAGCAACGACGCCACCCACGGCGACGTGCTCACGGGCAATGCTGCGAACAATCATCTCATCGGCCTGGACGGCGACGACACCCTCATCGGCGGCGCGGGCAACGACACCCTGGTCAGCGGGGCCGGGGCTGACAGGGTGGACGGCGGCACGGGCACCCGCGATCTGGCGGACTATAGCGCCAGCACCGCCTGGGTGAACGTGGATCTGAACATCCAAAACGGGACCACGGCGCAGACCGGCGGCGGCGCGGGCAACCACGCCGAGGGCGACATCCTGACGGGCATCGAGGACGTCAATGGATCCCAGTACAGCGACTCCCTTACAGGCAACGGCGGCAGCAACCGCATTTGGGCTTACGACGGCGACGACACCATCTTCGGCGGCGGCTTCTACGACACGATTCATGGCGGGGACGGCAACGACTCGATTGATGGCGGTACTCACGAAGACTTCATCTACGGCGACGCAGGCAACGACACCCTCCACGGCGGAGGCGGCATCGACTCCATCTGGGGCGGCGCTGGCGACGACTACCTGTACGGCGGCTCTGACAACACCCAGGACCTCCTTATCGGCGGCACGGGTAACGATACCCTGGAAGGCGGCAGCGCCACCCTCTTGGACACCCTTATCGGCGGCATGGGAGCCGACCGCATCATCGGCAACGGCATCAGATCCTCGGCCAGCTACGAGCTGACCGGGTATGGCGACTTCGATGTCAGCTACCAGGGCGTTTACCTTGACCTGCGCCTCCAGGGCTTGGACGCCGACGGCAACCTGATGGTCCAGCCCGGCAAGCCCGGGGGCGACGACGCCACCGGCGACATCCTGACCGGCATCGTCAACGCCGTGGGTACGAACGGCAGCGACACGCTCATCGGCAATGACCAGGCCAACGAGATGTTCGGCGTTGACGGCGACGACCTCATGATCGGCGGCGCGGGCAACGACAAACTGGAGGGCGTGAACAACAACGACACGCTGGAGGGCGGCCTTGGGGCGGATTACATCTGGGGCGGCATGGACTACGACATCGCCTCCTACGCGAATGCCGCCTCGGGCGTGAACGTCAGCCTGGAAATCCAGAAGGGTGGCTTGCAGAGCGGAGCAGGCGAAGAGAACGGTGACGAGCTCTGGTACATGGACGGCCTGTGGGGCTCCGAGTTCAACGACACGCTCACCGGCAGCACCGTGGAGCAACCCGAATATCTGAGCGCGCAGAACCTGCTGCAGGGCGGCGCTGGCGACGACGTCCTGGCCGGTCTGGGCGGCAACGACACCCTGGACGGCGGCGACGGCATCGACACCGCCGACTACAGCCTGAGCGAAGCCTCCGTGCTGGTCGACCTGAACCTGACCACGGCTCAGACCGGCGGAGGAGACGTGACCACCGCTCTTTATTGGTTTGACGCCTACACGTCGGGCACCCGCTACGGCGGCAACCACGCCCAAGGCGACATGCTCGTCAGCATCGAGAACGTCACGGGTTCCGCCTATGGTGACACGCTCATCGGCGACGGCGGAAACAACGTGCTCTCCGGCCTGGACGGGGCCGACAGTCTGGTTGGCGGCGACGGCTCCGACACGGCGGATTACAGTCTCAGCACTTCCGCCGTAAACGTGGACCTCACCCTGACCACGTCCCAGACGGGCGGCGAGGCCGGCAACCACGCCGAAGGCGACGTGCTGACCGGCATGGAGAACGTCACGGGTTCGGCCCACGCCGACACGCTTGTCGGCGACGCGGGCGTCAATATCCTTGACGGCCTGGGCGGCGACGACGTCATCATCGCCGGCGCGGGCGACACCGTGCTCGGCGGGGCGGGCAGCGACGTGCTGTACAGCGGCGACGCCAGCCTGGACATCTCCGCCTCCACCACCATTTCAGGCGTGGAACGCATCGATCTCACCGGCACCGCCGGCAGCCTGACCGTGAGCGGCGACGCCATCCTTTACAACGCGGCCCTCGACCCGGCCGGCAGCGGCAACATGGCCCTCGTCGTCAACGGCGATGCTGGGGACGTGCTGCACATCGGCTATGCCGTCTGGAACTGGGCGACCATCGACGAAGGGTTCGCCCTGGGCGACGGCAAGACCTACACGGTGTACGAGGCCGAGAGCGGCGGCGAAACCGTGAAGCTGTACCTCGAAAGCGGCATGGTCCTGGGTGGCGGCGAGACGGCCCCGGTCATGGCCGATTTCGCCGTGACCACGGACGAGGACACGGCTCTGGCCTTTCAGAGCGGCGACTTCACTGCAGACGGCCGCTACGCCGACGACCACAGCTTCGAACCGGCTCTGGTGAAGATCACCGGCCTGCCGGACCACGGCACGCTGTATCTGGGCGCGGAGGCGGTGATGGAAGGCGATACGATCACGTACGCCGATCTGGGCGGTCTGCGCATGGTGCCGGGCGGCGACTTCTTCGGCGACACGTCCTTCACGATCAAAGTGAGCGATGGTCTGCGCTGGAGCGACGAGGCCACTGTGACCGTGCAGGTGAGCCCGGTCAACGACGCGCCGGTGGTCGATCTCAACACCCAACTCATTGCCGACGACACGGCCTCTGTCTCCCTGACCGGTTCGCTCCATGCGGCGGACGTGGACAATGACGCGGCGGATCTCTCGTATTCCATCGACCAGGCGCCGGTCCACGGCGTCCTGCTGCTGGACGGCGTGGAGATAACCGACTTCTCGCAGCCGGTCTTCACCCAGGACGACATCGACAACGGCAGGGTGGCCTTTCAATTCACCGCTTCGGCCGGAGCGGAGGCCCAGGTGGTGACCGGCGACAGCTTCACCTTCACGGTGAGCGACGGCGCTGCGACCACCGCTCTGCACACCTTCGACATTCACAATAGCGTGGTGCAGGTCTGGGGCACGGACAACGCCGACGACCTGACCGCTTTGACCAACTTCGACGACGACACCTCGACCTTCCACGTATACGGCTTTGTCGGAAACGACATCCTGCGCGGCGGGGTCAATGCCGACACCCTGGACGGCGGGCTGGGCACCGACACTGTGGACTACAGCGCCAGCGCCGCGTGGGTTCAGGCGGACCTGAACCTCGCCACGGCCCAGATCGGCGGCGGGGCAGGCAATGATGCCCTGGGCGACGTGCTCGCTGGCATCGAGAACCTCACGGGTTCAAGCTGGGACGACAGCCTCACGGGCGACGGCCAGGCCAATGTGCTCACCGGCCTTGCCGGTATCGACACGCTCATCGGCGGAGCCGGCAACGACACCCTGATCGGCGGAGCCGGAGTCGACTCCATGGATGGCGGCACAGGCACCGACATGGGCGACTACAGCGGCGGTGCGTCGTGGGTTCAAGTGAACCTTACCCTGGCCACCGCTCAGGTCGGCGGGGGGGCTGACAACGATGCGTTGGGTGACACCCTGGCGGGCATCGAGAACCTGACGGGCACCACAGACACCGCCCATGGCGACGTGCTCACCGGCAACACCCTGGCCAATCTGCTCATCGGTCTGGACGGTGACGATACCCTCATTGGTGGATCCGGCAACGACACCCTCATTGGCGGGGTAGGCGCGGATTCCCTGGACGGCGGGCTTCATTCGGACATGGTCGACTACAGCGCCAGCGCATCCTGGGTGAATGTGAACCTGAACCTGGCCACGGCCCAACTCGGCGGGGGCGACGGCAATCACGCCCTCGGCGACACGCTGGCGGGCATCGAGAACCTCACCGGAACAAATGACATCGCCCATGGCGACGTGCTTACCGGCAACAACCTGTCCAATCTGCTCTCCGGCCTGGATGGCGACGACACCATCTACGGCGGCGGCTTCTACGACACGATTTATGGCGGGGACGGCAACGACTCGATTGATGGCGGCACTCACGAAGACGCCATCTACGGCGGCACGGGTAACGACACCCTCCACGGCGGAGGCGGCATCGATTCCATTAGGGGCGGCGCCGGCGACGACTACCTGTACGGCGGCGCTGACAACATCCAGGACCTCCTTATCGGCGGCACGGGCAACGATACCCTGGAAGGTGGCAGCGCCACCCTCTGGGACACCCTTGTCGGCGGCATGGGAGCCGACCGCATCATCGGCAACGGGGTCAGATCCTCGGCCAGCTACGAGCTGACCGGGCACGGCGACTACGATGTCAACTGGCAGGGCGTTTACCTCGACCTGCGCCTGCAGGGCCTGGACGCCGACGGCAACCTGATGGTCCAGCCCGGCAAGCCCGGGGGCGACGACGCCACCGGCGACATCCTGACCGGCATCGTCAACGCCGTGGGTACGAACGGCGCCGATACGCTCATCGGCAACGACCAGAACAACGAGATGTTAGGGCAAGACGCCGATGACCTCATGATCGGCGGCGTGGGCAACGACTCCCTGTGGGGCGTGAACAACAACGACACGCTGGAGGGCGGCCTTGGAGAGGATTTAATCTGGGGCGGCATGGACTACGACATCGCCTCCTACGCGAATGCCGCCTCGGGCGTGAACGTCAGCCTGGAGATCCAGAACTACGATGCCGATGGTAACTACTCGCGCCAGTCTGGCGCAGGCGAGGAGAATGGCGACAGTCTCTGGTACATGGATGGCCTGTGGGGCTCCGAGTTCAACGACACGCTGACCGGCCGCAGTACGGATATTCCGGATTACATGAGCGTGCACAACCTCATCGAAGGCCGTGGCGGCGACGACATCCTGGCCGGCCTGTCCGGCAACGACACCCTGGATGGCGGCACTGGCTCGGACACCGCCAACTACAGTCTCAGCACTTCCGCCGTAAACGTGGACCTCGCCCTGTCCACGGCTCAGACCGGCGGCGAGGTAGGTAACCACGCCGCAGGCGATGTGCTCATCTCCATCGAGAACGTCACGGGCTCTGCCTATGGTGACACGCTCACCGGCGACGGTGGAAACAACGTGCTCTCCGGCCTGGCCGGAGACGACAGTCTGATCGGCGGCGGGGGAGATGACACCCTCATCGGCGGCGCGGGGAGCGATACTTTCCAGGGCGGCGACGGAGACGACCTGATCCGCGCCGGGGCGGGCGATGTCGTGGACGGAGGCGTGGGCAGCGACGTGCTGGTTTCGGAAGACGAGTATCTCGACGTGACCTCCTCCACGACCATCACCGGCATCGAGCGGATCGACCTGACGGGCGCGGGCAAGGATCTGGCCGTGAACGGCGACGCCATTCTGTTGAACGGCGTGGCCGACCCGGCGGGCAGCGGGTTCATGGCCCTGGTGGTCAACGGAGATGATGGCGATTCGGTGATCAGGGTGGCCGACGGCTGGTCCTGGACCCTGGTTGCCTCGGACATGACCGTCGGTGGGGACGGGCTGACCTATGCCCTGTACGAGGCCTCGAAGGCCGGCCAGACCGTGCGGCTCTATATGGAGACCGGCCTGAACGAGATCGAACTCGCCGACGGCGTGTACCACGTCCTGGGAACAGAGGGTCATGACGACCTGACCACTGTCTGGGACTTCACCGACTCCCGGCACCCATTCAACATCCAGGGCCTCGGCGGCGACGACACCCTGCTCGGCGGGCCGGGCGACGACACTTTGGCCGGGGGCGCGGGCAGCGACCTCATGGACGGCGGTGCCGGCTACGACATGGCTAGCTACAGCACCAGCGCCTCTTGGGTGGACATGGACCTGAACCTTCAAGACGGCGTCACGGCACAGAGCGGCGGCGGCGCGGCCAACCACGCGGCGGGCGACACGCTCATCGGCTTCGAAGGCGTCATAGGTAGCAACGATGCCGCTCATGGCGACGTGCTCACGGGTGACGACCAGGCCAACATGCTCGTCGGGCTGGACGGCGACGACTCCCTGGTTGGCGGCGCGGGCAACGACACCCTGGTCGGCGGATTGGGCTACGACACGCTGGAAGGCGGCGACGGTGACGACTGGTTCCAGGATGGGGTCGGCTCCTACGACAACACCTACACCGGCGACTACCTGGTGGGCGGGGCCGGCATCGACACGGTCGACTACAGCAACAGCCTCGACGTGTGCATGGTTGACCTGACCGACTCTTGGTATTCCTTTCCGAACAGCTCCTATTCCGATGCGTATTGCGACACGCTGGTCGGCATCGAGAACATCATCGGCTCCCAGTGGTTCGACTCTCTTCTGGGCGACGGCGGAGCCAATATGATCGATGGCGGGGGGTACTGGGACTACATCCTGGGCCGGGGCGGCGACGACACCCTGCTGGGCGGGTCCGACAACGACACCCTCGACGGCGGGGCCGGAAACGACTTCATGGACGGTGGCGCGGACAACGATCTTCTGATCGGCGGCGCCGGGATCGACACCATCCAGGGCGGCACGGGCGACGACCTGATCCACGGCGGCGCGGATGACGTCGTGGACGGCGGGGACGGGTTCGACACCTTCCGCCTGGAGGACAACATCGGAACCGGAAGCGCCTTCGACCTGGGCGCCATGAACGATGCGGGCCGGATCACGGGCATCGAGCGCATCGATATCACGGGCGACGCCGACGACGCGAATACCCTGACTCTCAGGGCCGAGGACGTGTTCGAGGTGTCCGGCGGATCACTCTATATCGATGGCGATACCGGAGACAGCGTGACGACCATGGGCGAGGGCTGGACCCAGGAGGCTGCGGACGTGAGTCATGAAGGTCAGACGTATCATCATTATACTGCTCAGTACGATTCTCAGACGATAAACTTATATGTTGAAACAACTCTCGCGTATCAAAACGAAATATAA
- a CDS encoding type I secretion system permease/ATPase → MLQESQTTNGGTIQPVVSERTESQATTDALSGCLLFVAKHHGRVLSPASLLSGLPLDAQGRLTPGQVEAAARNAGMSARIVRSPLSQVARFALPAVLFLEDDQACVLVEMDGEKLTVAHPALEEGVKVMPRKELEKLHAGHVLYLLPIREESAHQRPSLKTKGHWLLSALLKNWRSYSQVIIAAAILNILALASPLFVMNVYDRVVPNNALETLWVLAIGMAVVFVFDFAIKSLRAYFIDNTGKKIDVELEGRLFDQLLNMHLKDKPASVGSFANLLRELEVLRDFFTSATLVSFVDLPFILLFIAMFWYIGGPIAFVFMAVLPITILIGLAIHVPIKNSVEGAMAKGNGKHGVLVETLSNIETVKGLGCEATMRQRWMRDTADSARHAIRLRSLSHLAMNLTGFVQQFAYVVIIIVGVYLIKDGTLTTGGLVACSILSGRVMAPFAQIAQLLTRLHHTMNAYSELDKVMSLSVERTDTHSFLHRPQLAGNIEFRDVTFSYPGSKLPALKGLNLRIAAGERVGIVGRTGSGKSTLGKLILSLYTPDQGSVLVDGADLRQVDPADLRRWTGYMPQDVALFQGTVRQNICMAHPQASDQEILQAAQISGTHDFMRTNPQGYALHVGERGGTLSGGQRQAISIARALLRNPRILVMDEPSSSMDSQSEALLLQRLKLFLDGRTLVLITHRPSLLELVNRLVVIDDGRVVADGPKDVIVRQLQSGGIPVNQDMQQQPGAKQ, encoded by the coding sequence ATGCTGCAGGAGTCGCAAACAACCAACGGCGGAACTATCCAACCCGTCGTCTCGGAACGAACGGAAAGCCAGGCAACGACCGACGCGCTTTCCGGGTGCCTTCTCTTTGTCGCCAAACATCACGGCCGCGTCCTTTCGCCCGCGTCCCTCCTGTCCGGCCTGCCTCTCGACGCGCAGGGGCGGCTGACTCCCGGCCAGGTCGAAGCGGCCGCCCGCAACGCCGGCATGTCTGCCCGCATCGTCAGGAGTCCTCTGTCACAGGTCGCGCGCTTCGCCCTGCCGGCCGTGCTCTTTCTTGAAGACGACCAGGCCTGCGTACTCGTGGAGATGGACGGCGAGAAACTGACCGTCGCCCATCCGGCCCTCGAAGAAGGCGTCAAGGTCATGCCCCGCAAGGAACTTGAAAAGCTCCACGCGGGCCACGTCCTCTACCTCCTGCCCATCAGGGAGGAGTCTGCGCACCAACGCCCTTCTCTCAAAACCAAAGGGCATTGGTTGTTGAGCGCCCTGCTCAAAAACTGGCGCTCGTACTCCCAGGTCATTATCGCGGCGGCCATTCTGAACATCCTGGCCCTGGCCTCGCCACTCTTCGTCATGAACGTCTACGACCGGGTAGTGCCCAACAACGCCCTGGAAACCCTCTGGGTGCTGGCCATCGGCATGGCCGTTGTCTTTGTTTTCGACTTCGCCATCAAAAGCCTGCGCGCCTACTTCATCGACAACACCGGCAAGAAGATCGACGTTGAACTGGAGGGCAGACTCTTCGACCAGCTCCTGAACATGCACCTCAAGGACAAGCCCGCCTCGGTGGGCTCTTTCGCCAACCTCCTGCGCGAACTGGAAGTCCTGCGGGATTTCTTCACCTCGGCCACGCTGGTGAGCTTCGTGGACCTGCCCTTCATTCTGCTCTTCATCGCCATGTTCTGGTACATCGGCGGCCCCATCGCCTTCGTTTTCATGGCCGTCCTGCCCATCACGATCCTCATCGGCCTGGCCATCCACGTGCCCATAAAAAACTCCGTCGAGGGCGCCATGGCCAAAGGCAACGGCAAGCACGGAGTGCTCGTGGAGACTTTGAGCAACATCGAAACGGTCAAGGGCCTGGGCTGCGAGGCGACCATGCGCCAGCGTTGGATGCGCGACACGGCCGACAGCGCCAGGCACGCGATCCGCTTACGCTCCCTGTCCCACCTGGCCATGAACTTGACGGGATTCGTGCAACAGTTCGCCTACGTGGTCATCATCATTGTCGGCGTCTACCTGATCAAAGACGGCACGCTGACAACGGGCGGGCTGGTGGCCTGCTCCATCCTGAGCGGCAGGGTCATGGCCCCCTTCGCCCAGATTGCCCAGCTCCTCACGCGTCTGCACCATACCATGAACGCCTACTCGGAGTTGGACAAGGTCATGAGCCTGTCGGTCGAACGCACGGATACGCACTCTTTTCTGCATAGGCCGCAATTGGCGGGAAACATTGAATTCCGCGACGTCACCTTCTCCTACCCTGGTTCAAAACTCCCTGCCCTCAAGGGGTTGAACCTGCGCATCGCAGCCGGCGAACGCGTGGGCATCGTGGGGCGGACCGGTTCGGGCAAGTCAACACTGGGGAAACTGATATTGAGTCTTTACACCCCTGATCAGGGCTCGGTGCTGGTGGATGGAGCGGACCTGCGCCAGGTCGACCCGGCGGATCTGCGTCGCTGGACCGGATACATGCCCCAGGATGTGGCGCTGTTCCAGGGTACGGTTAGGCAGAACATCTGCATGGCGCATCCCCAGGCTTCGGACCAGGAAATCCTGCAAGCCGCTCAGATATCGGGCACCCACGACTTCATGCGCACCAACCCCCAGGGCTACGCCCTGCACGTAGGGGAACGCGGCGGCACCCTTTCCGGAGGCCAGCGCCAGGCCATCTCCATCGCCAGAGCGCTGCTGCGCAACCCGCGCATCCTGGTCATGGACGAACCCTCCAGCTCCATGGACTCCCAGTCCGAGGCGCTGCTGCTGCAACGCCTCAAATTATTTCTGGACGGAAGGACGCTGGTGCTGATCACCCATCGTCCCTCTCTCCTTGAACTGGTGAACCGTCTGGTTGTCATTGACGACGGCCGGGTGGTGGCGGACGGGCCCAAGGACGTGATCGTGCGGCAACTGCAGTCCGGAGGAATTCCCGTCAATCAAGACATGCAGCAGCAACCGGGGGCCAAACAATGA